The Terriglobales bacterium nucleotide sequence AGCGCCGCCCCCGCCAGGTAGGGCCATCCCGCCATCCCCATCCACGCCGGCAGCAGGCTCACCGGCAGCAGCAGCAGCGAGTACACCACCACCGCGCGCGCGGTCGAGCGCCCGTCGCGCTCCACCACCGGCAGCATGCGGATGGAGGCGCGCTCGTAGTCCTCGCGGTACAGCCAGGCGATGGAATGGAAGTGCGGAAACTGCCAGAAGAAGACGATGGCGAACAGCGCCACCGCCTCCCACTCCACCCGGCCCCGCAGCGCCACCCAGCCCAGCAGCGGCGGCATGGCTCCGGGGAAGGCTCCCGCGAAGGTGCAGATGGGGTGGACTTTCTTCAGCGGCGTGTACACCGCCAGGTAGAAGATGGAAGTCGCCAGGGTCAGCAGCGCGGTCAGGGCGTTGGTCGCCAGCCAGAGGTAGAGCACGCCGCCCAGCAGCGCGGCCAGCGCCAGCGCGAGGCCGTGCGCCGTGCTCATGCGCTTGGCGGGCAGGGGACGGTGCTGCGTCCTCCGCATCACCGCGTCCGCCTCCTGCTCCATGACCTCGTTCAGCGCTGCCGTGCCGCCGCTGGCCAGCCCGATGCCCAGCAGCGCGTGCACCAGCGTCCAGGAGAGGG carries:
- the cyoE gene encoding heme o synthase, with amino-acid sequence MSTLSQPLPSSGALALRVRDYAELFKARVTSLIVMTAWCGFYAAALKSGASSLSWTLVHALLGIGLASGGTAALNEVMEQEADAVMRRTQHRPLPAKRMSTAHGLALALAALLGGVLYLWLATNALTALLTLATSIFYLAVYTPLKKVHPICTFAGAFPGAMPPLLGWVALRGRVEWEAVALFAIVFFWQFPHFHSIAWLYREDYERASIRMLPVVERDGRSTARAVVVYSLLLLPVSLLPAWMGMAGWPYLAGAALLSGALLWFGVRLARLGQTPAEPASKQRARHLLQATVFYLPLLFALLMLDGLRLK